A single region of the Brachypodium distachyon strain Bd21 chromosome 3, Brachypodium_distachyon_v3.0, whole genome shotgun sequence genome encodes:
- the LOC100833185 gene encoding uncharacterized protein LOC100833185, with the protein MWGDSKTMLKSRGGVGGGGGGDGGDYFPPTPRKDWSTGLLKLVTAMVIFMAGVVIGLSVSANVSRYYYNSHTELFFPANTYSTSYCDRRGASGDCGPGFKAFVHPPYLAHSMTDDELFWRATLVPTAEEFPFQRVPKVAFLFMTRGPIPFAPLWEKFFRGHQGLYSVYVHAIPDYKLNVSKASPFYGRQIPSEEVSWGSISLVDAEKRLLANALLDFSNERFVLLSESCIPVFNFPTVYEYLINSEHSFVESYNIDTPQSAGRYNRRMAPHILPDQWRKGSEWFELNRELAVRVVADYKYYSIFRKHCRPSCYPDEHYIPTYLHLFHGSLNANRTITWVDWSRGGPHPARYGAANINVEFIQAIRNNGTQCLYNSKHTSVCYLFARKFAPSALGPLMNLTSTILDF; encoded by the exons atgtGGGGGGATTCGAAGACGATGCTCAAGTCccgcggcggggtcggcggcgggggaggcggcgacggcggggactacttcccgccgacgccgcgcaAGGACTGGTCGACGGGGCTGCTCAAGCTCGTCACGGCCATGGTCATCTTCATGGCGGGCGTCGTCATCGGGCTCTCCGTCAGCGCCAACGTCTCCCGCTACTACTACAACTCCCACAcggagctcttcttccccgccAACACCTACAGCACCTCCTACTGCGACCGCCGGGGCGCCTCCGGCGACTGCGGGCCCGGGTTCAAGGCCTTCGTGCACCCGCCCTACCTCGCCCACTCCATGACCGACGACGAGCTCTTCTGGCGCGCCACGCTCGTCCCCACCGCCGAGGAATTCCCCTTCCAGCGGGTCCCCAAGGTcgccttcctcttcatgaccCGCGGCCCCATCCCGTTCGCGCCGCTCTGGGAGAAGTTCTTCCGCGGACACCAGGGCCTCTACTCCGTCTACGTCCATGCCATCCCTGACTACAAGCTCAACGTCTCCAAGGCTTCCCCGTTCTACGGCCGCCAGATCCCCAGCGAG GAAGTGTCTTGGGGATCAATATCCCTTGTGGATGCTGAGAAGCGCCTCCTGGCCAATGCGTTGTTGGATTTCTCCAATGAGCGTTTTGTTCTGCTCTCGGAGAGCTGCATCCCGGTGTTTAACTTCCCAACCGTCTATGAGTATCTCATCAACTCGGAGCACAGCTTCGTTGAGTCTTACAACATCGACACCCCTCAAAGTGCTGGCCGCTACAACCGTCGAATGGCCCCTCACATCTTGCCTGATCAGTGGAGGAAAGGCTCAGAGTGGTTTGAACTTAACCGTGAGCTGGCTGTGCGTGTAGTAGCGGACTACAAGTACTACTCCATCTTCCGGAAGCATTGCAGACCATCTTGCTACCCGGATGAGCATTACATACCGACCTATCTTCATCTGTTCCATGGGTCGCTCAATGCCAACAGGACCATCACATGGGTTGATTGGTCAAGGGGAGGCCCGCATCCAGCAAGATATGGTGCTGCAAACATCAACGTGGAGTTCATTCAGGCCATCAGGAACAATGGTACGCAATGCCTTTACAACTCGAAGCACACTTCCGTCTGCTACCTCTTTGCTAGGAAGTTTGCTCCTAGTGCTCTGGGGCCATTGATGAACCTCACCTCCACCATATTGGACTTCTGA